In Juglans microcarpa x Juglans regia isolate MS1-56 chromosome 7D, Jm3101_v1.0, whole genome shotgun sequence, the following are encoded in one genomic region:
- the LOC121239932 gene encoding transcription factor TGA9-like isoform X5 — MFPSWPMRFQTTPRVGSSKSGGESTDSGSAVNTFSSKAEVQLESESPISKKASSSDHQAFDHQKHLQLQQQQIQQEMANDRSRTGPSQNQSDVKAPQEKRKGSGGSSSTSEKQLDAKTLRRLAQNREAARKSRLRKKAYVQQLESSRMKLTQIEQDLQRARAQGLFLGGCGGAGGNLSSGAAIFDMEYARWLEDDHRLMAELRTGLHAHLSDGDLRLIVEGYISHYDEIFRLKGVAAKSDVFHVITGLWMTPVERCFLWIGGFRPSDLIKTLIGQLDPLTEQQLVGIYRLQQSTQQAEEALSQGQEQLQQSLIETIAAAGPVIDGMQQMVVALGKLSNLEGFVRQADNLRQQTLHQLRHVLTIRQAARCFLVIGEYYGRLRALSSLWASRPRESLMSEDHNSCQTTATDHLQIVHQSAHNHFSTF, encoded by the exons ATGTTCCCTTCATGGCCAATGAGATTCCAGACCACCCCAAGAGTA GGAAGTTCAAAATCAGGGGGCGAGAGCACTGACTCAGGATCAGCAGTGAACACTTTCTCAAGCAAAGCTGAGGTCCAGTTGGAATCAGAATCCCCTATTAGTAAAAAAGCATCTTCCTCAGATCATCAGGCTTTTGATCATCAGAAGCATCTGCAgcttcaacaacaacaaatacaGCAAGAGATGGCAAATGATAGATCGAGAACAGGACCATCACAGAATCAATCAGATGTCAAAGCACCCCAAGAAAAG AGGAAGGGATCAGGTGGTTCAAGTTCAACGTCAGAGAAACAACTGGACGCTAAG ACATTGAGACGTTTAGCTCAAAACAGAGAGGCTGCAAGGAAAAGCCGCCTCAGGAAAAAG GCTTATGTGCAACAGCTAGAGTCAAGTAGAATGAAGCTTACTCAGATTGAACAAGACCTGCAAAGAGCACGGGCACAG ggGCTATTCTTGGGTGGTTGTGGTGGTGCTGGTGGAAATCTCAGCTCTG GAGCTGCAATATTTGACATGGAATACGCAAGATGGCTGGAAGATGACCACAGACTAATGGCTGAGCTCCGGACAGGATTGCACGCACATTTATCGGACGGGGATCTTAGATTAATCGTGGAAGGATATATTTCTCATTATGATGAGATTTTCCGGCTGAAGGGAGTGGCCGCCAAATCTGATGTATTTCACGTCATTACTGGGCTGTGGATGACTCCGGTCGAGCGTTGTTTCCTCTGGATAGGTGGTTTCAGGCCCTCTGATCTCATCAAG ACGTTAATAGGTCAATTAGACCCATTAACAGAACAGCAACTGGTGGGAATTTACCGATTGCAACAGTCGACGCAACAGGCTGAGGAGGCTCTATCTCAAGGTCAGGAGCAGCTCCAACAGTCTCTGATCGAAACCATTGCTGCTGCAGGGCCTGTCATTGATGGCATGCAGCAGATGGTTGTTGCCTTGGGCAAGCTTTCCAACCTTGAAGGCTTCGTTCGCCAG GCCGATAACTTGAGACAGCAAACCCTTCATCAACTTCGTCACGTATTGACTATCCGACAGGCAGCAAGATGTTTTCTTGTAATTGGAGAATACTATGGCCGACTTCGAGCCCTCAGCTCCCTTTGGGCATCTCGACCACGAGA GAGCTTGATGAGTGAAGATCATAACTCTTGCCAAACAACAGCCACCgatcatttgcaaattgttCATCAATCTGCACACAACCATTTCTCAACCTTTTGA
- the LOC121239932 gene encoding transcription factor TGA9-like isoform X6, with protein MFPSWPMRFQTTPRGSSKSGGESTDSGSAVNTFSSKAEVQLESESPISKKASSSDHQAFDHQKHLQLQQQQIQQEMANDRSRTGPSQNQSDVKAPQEKRKGSGGSSSTSEKQLDAKTLRRLAQNREAARKSRLRKKAYVQQLESSRMKLTQIEQDLQRARAQGLFLGGCGGAGGNLSSGAAIFDMEYARWLEDDHRLMAELRTGLHAHLSDGDLRLIVEGYISHYDEIFRLKGVAAKSDVFHVITGLWMTPVERCFLWIGGFRPSDLIKTLIGQLDPLTEQQLVGIYRLQQSTQQAEEALSQGQEQLQQSLIETIAAAGPVIDGMQQMVVALGKLSNLEGFVRQADNLRQQTLHQLRHVLTIRQAARCFLVIGEYYGRLRALSSLWASRPRESLMSEDHNSCQTTATDHLQIVHQSAHNHFSTF; from the exons ATGTTCCCTTCATGGCCAATGAGATTCCAGACCACCCCAAGA GGAAGTTCAAAATCAGGGGGCGAGAGCACTGACTCAGGATCAGCAGTGAACACTTTCTCAAGCAAAGCTGAGGTCCAGTTGGAATCAGAATCCCCTATTAGTAAAAAAGCATCTTCCTCAGATCATCAGGCTTTTGATCATCAGAAGCATCTGCAgcttcaacaacaacaaatacaGCAAGAGATGGCAAATGATAGATCGAGAACAGGACCATCACAGAATCAATCAGATGTCAAAGCACCCCAAGAAAAG AGGAAGGGATCAGGTGGTTCAAGTTCAACGTCAGAGAAACAACTGGACGCTAAG ACATTGAGACGTTTAGCTCAAAACAGAGAGGCTGCAAGGAAAAGCCGCCTCAGGAAAAAG GCTTATGTGCAACAGCTAGAGTCAAGTAGAATGAAGCTTACTCAGATTGAACAAGACCTGCAAAGAGCACGGGCACAG ggGCTATTCTTGGGTGGTTGTGGTGGTGCTGGTGGAAATCTCAGCTCTG GAGCTGCAATATTTGACATGGAATACGCAAGATGGCTGGAAGATGACCACAGACTAATGGCTGAGCTCCGGACAGGATTGCACGCACATTTATCGGACGGGGATCTTAGATTAATCGTGGAAGGATATATTTCTCATTATGATGAGATTTTCCGGCTGAAGGGAGTGGCCGCCAAATCTGATGTATTTCACGTCATTACTGGGCTGTGGATGACTCCGGTCGAGCGTTGTTTCCTCTGGATAGGTGGTTTCAGGCCCTCTGATCTCATCAAG ACGTTAATAGGTCAATTAGACCCATTAACAGAACAGCAACTGGTGGGAATTTACCGATTGCAACAGTCGACGCAACAGGCTGAGGAGGCTCTATCTCAAGGTCAGGAGCAGCTCCAACAGTCTCTGATCGAAACCATTGCTGCTGCAGGGCCTGTCATTGATGGCATGCAGCAGATGGTTGTTGCCTTGGGCAAGCTTTCCAACCTTGAAGGCTTCGTTCGCCAG GCCGATAACTTGAGACAGCAAACCCTTCATCAACTTCGTCACGTATTGACTATCCGACAGGCAGCAAGATGTTTTCTTGTAATTGGAGAATACTATGGCCGACTTCGAGCCCTCAGCTCCCTTTGGGCATCTCGACCACGAGA GAGCTTGATGAGTGAAGATCATAACTCTTGCCAAACAACAGCCACCgatcatttgcaaattgttCATCAATCTGCACACAACCATTTCTCAACCTTTTGA
- the LOC121239932 gene encoding transcription factor TGA9-like isoform X4 has translation MFPSWPMRFQTTPRVVGSSKSGGESTDSGSAVNTFSSKAEVQLESESPISKKASSSDHQAFDHQKHLQLQQQQIQQEMANDRSRTGPSQNQSDVKAPQEKRKGSGGSSSTSEKQLDAKTLRRLAQNREAARKSRLRKKAYVQQLESSRMKLTQIEQDLQRARAQGLFLGGCGGAGGNLSSGAAIFDMEYARWLEDDHRLMAELRTGLHAHLSDGDLRLIVEGYISHYDEIFRLKGVAAKSDVFHVITGLWMTPVERCFLWIGGFRPSDLIKTLIGQLDPLTEQQLVGIYRLQQSTQQAEEALSQGQEQLQQSLIETIAAAGPVIDGMQQMVVALGKLSNLEGFVRQADNLRQQTLHQLRHVLTIRQAARCFLVIGEYYGRLRALSSLWASRPRESLMSEDHNSCQTTATDHLQIVHQSAHNHFSTF, from the exons ATGTTCCCTTCATGGCCAATGAGATTCCAGACCACCCCAAGAGTAGTA GGAAGTTCAAAATCAGGGGGCGAGAGCACTGACTCAGGATCAGCAGTGAACACTTTCTCAAGCAAAGCTGAGGTCCAGTTGGAATCAGAATCCCCTATTAGTAAAAAAGCATCTTCCTCAGATCATCAGGCTTTTGATCATCAGAAGCATCTGCAgcttcaacaacaacaaatacaGCAAGAGATGGCAAATGATAGATCGAGAACAGGACCATCACAGAATCAATCAGATGTCAAAGCACCCCAAGAAAAG AGGAAGGGATCAGGTGGTTCAAGTTCAACGTCAGAGAAACAACTGGACGCTAAG ACATTGAGACGTTTAGCTCAAAACAGAGAGGCTGCAAGGAAAAGCCGCCTCAGGAAAAAG GCTTATGTGCAACAGCTAGAGTCAAGTAGAATGAAGCTTACTCAGATTGAACAAGACCTGCAAAGAGCACGGGCACAG ggGCTATTCTTGGGTGGTTGTGGTGGTGCTGGTGGAAATCTCAGCTCTG GAGCTGCAATATTTGACATGGAATACGCAAGATGGCTGGAAGATGACCACAGACTAATGGCTGAGCTCCGGACAGGATTGCACGCACATTTATCGGACGGGGATCTTAGATTAATCGTGGAAGGATATATTTCTCATTATGATGAGATTTTCCGGCTGAAGGGAGTGGCCGCCAAATCTGATGTATTTCACGTCATTACTGGGCTGTGGATGACTCCGGTCGAGCGTTGTTTCCTCTGGATAGGTGGTTTCAGGCCCTCTGATCTCATCAAG ACGTTAATAGGTCAATTAGACCCATTAACAGAACAGCAACTGGTGGGAATTTACCGATTGCAACAGTCGACGCAACAGGCTGAGGAGGCTCTATCTCAAGGTCAGGAGCAGCTCCAACAGTCTCTGATCGAAACCATTGCTGCTGCAGGGCCTGTCATTGATGGCATGCAGCAGATGGTTGTTGCCTTGGGCAAGCTTTCCAACCTTGAAGGCTTCGTTCGCCAG GCCGATAACTTGAGACAGCAAACCCTTCATCAACTTCGTCACGTATTGACTATCCGACAGGCAGCAAGATGTTTTCTTGTAATTGGAGAATACTATGGCCGACTTCGAGCCCTCAGCTCCCTTTGGGCATCTCGACCACGAGA GAGCTTGATGAGTGAAGATCATAACTCTTGCCAAACAACAGCCACCgatcatttgcaaattgttCATCAATCTGCACACAACCATTTCTCAACCTTTTGA